A stretch of the Papaver somniferum cultivar HN1 chromosome 6, ASM357369v1, whole genome shotgun sequence genome encodes the following:
- the LOC113289675 gene encoding wall-associated receptor kinase 2-like, translating into MFLQRLLLIQMIFCWPLLASSVVISEDAKADCQGKCGNISIPYPFGITARGENDDKGGGGGGCSIQGVGYGYDINCDTSYDPPKAFMGINNLEIVGISETEIRIKDNTSAICYNPSGGVVLNRTSVAWDLSLTPFTFSNTKNRFFVVGCNSLGVITGSDHNLEMFSSQCVSTCDRREEVKEGNCNGNGCCQNIIRKWMTRSVIGIARLVNTTYLSFSPCSYAFLAAYEQFTFDASDLLDESKVRDVPVVLDWAIGNKTCEEAEKDSATFACQDNSYCNNSQNNLGYRCTCLEGHAGNPYLSPGCKDVNECEDQNNNPCVGICINTKGSYNCTCPTGSSGDGRKDGGGCVSDTIKREKFPILSVTLGTGFGLLFVIVASSWLYLIVKKRKLIKLKQKFFQQNGGFLLMQQIHSNEGSGDTSKIFTAKELKLATNNYDKNLILGRGGFGTVYKGTLPGDRIVAIKKSEKVDPTQVEEFINEVVLLTQINHRNVVKLLGCCLETEVPLLVYEYICNGTLFQHIHSNNGVSSISFHSRLRIAAETASALAYLHSAAAIPIIHRDIKSTNILLDENYTAKVADFGASRLIPLEQTELSTKVLGTRGYLDPEYHYTGQLTDKSDVYSFGALLVELLTAKKTFSSNRPEEQINLALYFVSLMGENRMLEILDTRVVNEGTQKEITAVAELAKRCLNLTGEERPTMRQVAEELESFRKVDCRCLGSSTKQCNICKITI; encoded by the exons ATGTTCTTACAAAGACTCTTATTAATCCAGATGATCTTTTGCTGGCCACTGTTAGCTTCATCGGTTGTTATATCTGAAGATGCAAAGGCAGACTGCCAGGGGAAATGTGGTAATATTAGTATACCTTACCCTTTTGGTATAACTGCTAGAGGTGAGAATGATGataaaggaggaggaggaggagggtgCTCTATTCAAGGAGTTGGATATGGCTATGATATTAACTGTGATACTTCTTACGATCCACCCAAGGCCTTTATGGGCATCAACAACCTTGAAATTGTAGGTATATCAGAAACTGAGATCCGCATAAAGGACAACACATCTGCAATATGTTACAATCCATCTGGCGGGGTGGTGTTGAATAGAACATCAGTCGCATGGGACTTGTCCTTGACCCCATTTACGTTCTCGAACACAAAGAACAGGTTTTTTGTGGTCGGGTGTAACTCGCTCGGGGTTATTACAGGGTCCGATCACAATCTGGAAATGTTCTCAAGCCAGTGCGTATCAACATGTGACAGAAGGGAAGAAGTGAAAGAAGGAAATTGCAATGGGAATGGGTGTTGCCAGAACATCATCCGAAAGTGGATGACAAGGTCAGTAATAGGGATTGCGAGATTAGTTAACACCACATACTTGTCTTTTAGTCCTTGCAGCTACGCTTTCTTGGCTGCATATGAACAATTCACGTTCGATGCGTCAGATCTTCTGGATGAAAGTAAAGTAAGAGATGTACCTGTTGTTCTTGATTGGGCAATAGGGAACAAAACATGTGAAGAAGCAGAAAAAGATTCAGCCACTTTTGCTTGCCAGGACAACAGTTACTGTAACAATTCACAGAACAATCTTGGCTACCGTTGCACTTGCTTGGAGGGTCACGCGGGGAACCCTTATCTTAGTCCTGGATGCAAAG ATGTGAATGAATGTGAGGATCAGAACAACAATCCTTGTGTGGGGATCTGCATCAACACCAAGGGGAGCTACAATTGTACTTGTCCAACAGGCAGTTCTGGCGACGGGAGGAAAGACGGGGGAGGCTGCGTTAGCGATACTATCAAGAGAGAAAAATTTCCTATACTCAGTGTTACCCTTG GTACTGGTTTCGGCCTCTTGTTTGTAATTGTTGCAAGCTCTTGGCTGTACTTGATTGTAAAGAAAAGAAAGTTAATAAAACTGAAACAAAAATTCTTTCAGCAAAATGGCGGTTTTCTGTTGATGCAACAAATACATTCAAATGAAGGCAGTGGAGATACATCAAAGATTTTTACAGCAAAAGAGCTAAAATTAGCAACCAACAACTATGATAAGAATCTGATCCTCGGACGAGGAGGCTTTGGGACCGTTTACAAGGGAACCTTACCGGGTGACCGTATAGTCGCCATTAAGAAGTCCGAAAAGGTTGATCCAACTCAAGTAGAAGAATTCATCAATGAGGTTGTTCTTTTAACTCAGATTAATCATCGAAATGTGGTGAAGCTCTTGGGGTGTTGTTTAGAAACTGAAGTTCCCTTGCTTGTTTATGAGTACATTTGCAATGGTACCCTTTTCCAACACATCCATTCCAACAATGGGGTGTCTTCAATTTCTTTCCATAGCCGTTTGAGGATTGCCGCCGAAACTGCAAGTGCACTTGCATATTTACACTCAGCAGCAGCTATACCTATCATTCATAGAGATATCAAGTCTACCAACATACTTTTAGATGAAAATTACACGGCAAAAGTTGCAGACTTTGGAGCATCAAGGTTGATTCCGCTGGAGCAAACAGAATTATCCACAAAAGTACTGGGGACCAGAGGATATCTGGATCCAGAATACCACTACACAGGCCAATTGACTGACAAGAGTGATGTTTATAGCTTTGGTGCACTTCTTGTAGAGCTCTTGACCGCAAAAAAAACATTTTCTTCAAACAGACCTGAAGAACAAATAAATCTTGCTCTGTATTTCGTTTCGTTGATGGGAGAAAACCGTATGTTGGAAATTCTAGACACTCGAGTAGTTAACGAGGGGACACAAAAAGAAATCACTGCAGTTGCTGAGCTTGCTAAAAGATGCCTTAACTTGACGGGTGAAGAAAGGCCAACAATGAGGCAAGTAGCAGAAGAGCTAGAAAGTTTTAGAAAGGTGGATTGCAGGTGCTTGGGTTCGTCAACCAAACAGTGTAACATTTGCAAAATTACCATCTGA
- the LOC113286273 gene encoding putative wall-associated receptor kinase-like 16, which yields MFLQQMLLIQLSLWLVVSTSVVVSAFFVTKPGCQAKCGNISIPYPFGTTVGGKDEGAGGCSINGFGFGYNINCDTSYDPPRPFIGTGPFEISSISETEVRVKNDPSALCYNMSGDAVLEQQIVTRDFLSTAFTFSNTKNRFFVVGCWSGGIIQVLDEQYQATQTTQCVSNCNSREQVKEGLCNGNGCCQSAISKGMQISKTGVVRSNTTYLSFNPCSYAFLADYEQFTFNASYLLDDQSKIRDVPFVLDWVLGNKTCEEAIKDSDTYACQENTYCQNSDNSPGYRCTCLEGYKGNPYLKPGCQDVDECEDPNNNPCEGICINTNGGYNCTCPTGSVGDGRKDGRGCTSSIVKKEKFPILRVALGIGFGLLSIIVASCWLYFIMKKRKSIKLKEKFFRQNGGELLKQQLSSSEGGVENSKIFTAEELKLATNNYDNKLILGRGGFGTVYKGTLPGDRIVAIKKSEKVDPSQIAEFINEVVILTQINHRNVVKLLGCCLETEVPLLVYEYISNGTLFEHIHSSVGMTSLSWESRLRIAVETAGALAYLHSAASTPIIHRDVKSANILLDEKYTAKVADFGASRLIPLDQTELATRVLGTVGYLDPEYFVTGQLTEKSDVYSFGVLLVELLTAKKAILSNISKEMSSLAMYFISSMEGDNLFQILEARVVNEGTPKQVLAVAELAKRCLDSKGEQRPTMGQVTKELETLRGVETKRETNTSLPSEPQDLYTIPLASSTLFESGRCSLGENTIASMNTPR from the exons ATGTTCCTGCAACAGATGTTATTAATCCAGCTCTCTCTCTGGCTAGTAGTATCAACATCTGTTGTAGTTTCTGCTTTTTTTGTGACAAAGCCAGGTTGCCAAGCAAAATGCGGTAATATCAGTATTCCTTACCCTTTTGGTACAACTGTTGGAGGTAAGGATGAAGGTGCAGGAGGTTGCTCCATAAATGGATTTGGGTTTGGATACAACATTAACTGTGATACATCTTATGATCCTCCCAGGCCATTTATTGGCACAGGTCCCTTTGAGATATCAAGTATATCAGAAACTGAAGTTCGCGTCAAGAACGATCCATCAGCATTATGTTACAATATGTCAGGTGATGCGGTGTTAGAACAACAAATAGTCACAAGGGATTTTCTTTCTACTGCGTTTACGTTCTCCAACACAAAGAACAGATTTTTTGTTGTTGGGTGCTGGTCTGGTGGGATTATTCAAGTTCTTGATGAACAATATCAGGCAACTCAAACAACCCAGTGTGTGTCAAATTGTAACTCTAGGGAACAAGTGAAAGAAGGGTTATGCAATGGCAATGGGTGTTGCCAGAGCGCCATTTCGAAGGGGATGCAGATATCTAAAACAGGAGTGGTTAGAAGTAACACCACCTATTTGTCTTTCAATCCTTGCAGCTACGCATTCCTAGCTGATTATGAGCAGTTCACCTTCAATGCATCTTATCTTCTGGATGATCAGAGTAAAATAAGAGACGTACCTTTCGTTCTCGATTGGGTTTTAGGGAATAAGACATGTGAAGAAGCAATAAAAGATTCAGACACTTATGCTTGCCAGGAGAACACCTACTGTCAAAATTCAGACAACAGTCCGGGATATCGTTGTACTTGTCTTGAAGGTTACAAGGGCAACCCCTATCTCAAACCTGGATGCCAAG ACGTGGACGAGTGTGAGGATCCAAACAATAATCCTTGTGAGGGGATTTGCATCAACACCAATGGCGGCTACAATTGTACTTGTCCCACGGGAAGTGTAGGCGATGGGAGGAAAGACGGGCGAGGTTGCACTAGCAGCATTGTCAAGAAAGAAAAGTTTCCAATTCTAAGAGTTGCTCTTG GAATTGGTTTTGGACTATTGTCTATAATTGTTGCGAGTTGCTGGTTATACTTTATCATGAAGAAGAGAAAGTCAATCAAACTGAAAGAAAAATTCTTTCGGCAAAATGGGGGAGAGCTATTAAAACAACAACTATCATCAAGTGAAGGGGGTGTCGAGAATTCAAAGATTTTTACAGCGGAAGAGCTAAAATTAGCAACCAACAACTACGATAATAAACTGATCCTTGGACGAGGAGGCTTTGGGACCGTTTACAAGGGAACCTTACCGGGTGACCGTATAGTCGCCATTAAGAAGTCTGAAAAGGTTGATCCAAGTCAAATAGCGGAATTTATCAATGAGGTTGTTATTTTAACTCAGATTAATCATCGAAATGTGGTGAAGCTCCTGGGTTGTTGTTTAGAAACTGAAGTTCCCTTGCTTGTTTACGAATATATTTCAAATGGCACACTTTTCGAACACATCCACTCCAGCGTCGGAATGACTTCCCTTTCATGGGAAAGCCGTTTGAGGATTGCTGTAGAAACTGCAGGTGCACTTGCGTATTTGCACTCTGCAGCTTCTACACCCATCATTCACAGAGATGTCAAGTCTGCCAACATACTTTTAGATGAAAAATACACTGCAAAAGTCGCAGACTTTGGAGCATCAAGGTTAATTCCTTTGGACCAAACAGAACTGGCAACTCGAGTACTGGGGACAGTTGGATATCTGGATCCGGAATACTTTGTTACAGGTCAACTGACAGAGAAGAGTGATGTTTATAGCTTTGGTGTTCTTCTTGTAGAGCTCCTTACAGCAAAAAAGGCCATTTTATCCAACATATCCAAAGAAATGTCAAGTCTGGCTATGTATTTCATTTCGTCGATGGAAGGAGACAATTTGTTCCAAATTCTTGAGGCTCGGGTAGTAAATGAAGGGACACCAAAACAAGTTCTTGCAGTTGCAGAGCTCGCAAAGAGATGTCTTGACTCAAAGGGGGAGCAAAGGCCAACAATGGGACAAGtaacaaaagagctagaaactTTGAGAGGGGTTGAGACAAAGCGTGAAACAAATACAAGCTTACCGTCTGAGCCACAAGACCTCTATACTATACCACTGGCCTCTTCCACCTTGTTTGAATCTGGGCGATGTAGTTTGGGTGAAAATACGATAGCCTCGATGAATACCCCTAGATGA
- the LOC113289677 gene encoding LOW QUALITY PROTEIN: trafficking protein particle complex subunit 11-like (The sequence of the model RefSeq protein was modified relative to this genomic sequence to represent the inferred CDS: inserted 1 base in 1 codon; substituted 1 base at 1 genomic stop codon), which translates to MEDYGEELRTPPVSLVSLVGLPELHSTISTYLHSEQPPVNTLALPDFSKISIISKTQKETLDSSTHHPGGILKKDWLLKHRTKIPSVVAALFGSDHVFGDPTQWMQVCTDLDNLKAAVRARNIKLIVVIVQSSVKDEASEDRMTALRKRAEIDSKYLLTFAQNDSSELKESLNRLGSIFAELANTYYRDEGRRIKTRIEKKNINFMELNVRYCFKVAVYAEFRRDWVEALRFYEEAYHTLREMIGVSTRLPPIQRLVEIKTVAEQLHFKVSTLLLHGGKVLEAMTWFKKHIACYKKLIGAPEVVFLHWEWVSRQFLVFAQLLETCSASIPNTASFPPGMLERSLTEWEFYPAYYYQLAAHYLREKSFFLELALSAPETSAVPTGKEITSGSESVIPSVYVGQFARLLEHGDALEMHLADTEYVLYALAEGKRFQDSYEIIALFKKSSESYSSLKAQRMACCCRNLMAIEYFALSDFSNAKQLFDGVASYYRQEGWVTLLWEALGYMRECSRRLKSVKDFIEYSFEMAALPVASGNETQSSEGKGKCGPTCPATLAQREMTHNEVIGLVXRSSSSIKSLEVTVDQPLHLEIDLVSPLRAVLLASVAFHDTVVKPGSSTLFTLSLLSQFTRLIQSCFTTMLKSHRQDXLLANRFRTEIAPALALITNKWLRLTYDIKSEQSGKLECVSVTARMGPHFSICCRAESPASMEDLPLWKFEDRVETFPTKDPALSFSGQKVIQVEELDPQVDLLLEATGSALVGERFMVPVTVVSKGHAVHSAELKINLVDARGGGLVSPRETEPSSMDSHHVQLLNVWGPNGEDETQMGPDEIRNIQQSFGLLSVPFLSIGESWSCKLEIKWHKPKPVMLYVSLGYLSNDNEASANKVNIHKSLQIEGKTAFAIGHQLMLPFRRDPLLLTKIKAAPGPDQLATLAFKEKNILIVSAKNCAEIPLRLVSISIEAGKDEIDQSCTVQQGCGSSPKDLPLLVPGEEFKHVFSVIPEVDSPKLSLGEVRLTWMRESNLEEQSPVSSTTGVEAGVLTRHKLPDVNVELAPLVVSLECPPHGILGDPLTCCVRIQNQTKLLQEIKYSLADSQSFLLSGSHNDTIFILPKSEHILTYRLVPLSSGPQQLPRVTVTSVRYSAALHPSVTASTVFIFPSKPHPKMDSEATRKTELIATS; encoded by the exons ATGGAAGATTACGGAGAAGAATTACGAACTCCACCAGTTTCATTAGTATCACTTGTAGGATTACCGGAACTTCATTCTACAATATCAACTTATCTTCATTCTGAACAACCACCGGTTAATACATTAGCATTACCTGATTTTTCAAAGATCTCTATAATATCAAAGACTCAGAAAGAAACCCTAGATTCATCTACTCATCATCCAGGTGGAATTTTGAAAAAGGATTGGTTATTAAAACATAGAACTAAAATTCCTAGCGTCGTTGCTGCTTTATTTGGTTCTGATCATGTTTTTGGAGATCCTACTCAGTGGATGCAAGTCTGCACCGATCTAGATAACTTGAA AGCTGCTGTCCGCGCTAGGAACATCAAACTAATAGTGGTGATCGTTCAGTCTAGTGTAAAAG ATGAAGCCAGCGAAGATCGTATGACTGCTCTGAGGAAACGTGCTGAAATTGACTCCAAGTACCTTCTTACCTTTGCGCAGAATGATTCTTCGGAACTAAAGGAATCTCTTAACAG GCTGGGGAGCATATTTGCTGAATTAGCAAATACATATTACAGGGATGAAGGACGAAGGATTAAAACACGCATCGAAAAGAAGAACATCAACTTTATGGAGTTGAATGTCCGATACTGTTTTAAG GTTGCTGTATACGCAGAGTTTCGGAGAGACTGGGTTGAGGCTTTGAGATTTTATGAAGAGGCATATCATACTTTAAGAGAG ATGATCGGCGTGTCAACAAGGCTGCCCCCGATTCAGCGTCTAGTTGAGATAAAAACTGTTGCAGAGCAATTGCATTTTAAGGTATCAACCTTGTTGTTGCATGGTGGCAAGGTCTTAGAAGCTATGACATGGTTCAAGAAACACATTGCATGCTACAAAAAGCTTATTGGAGCACCAGAAGTGGTATTTCTTCATTGGGAATGGGTGAGCAGACAGTTTTTAGTATTTGCACAATTGCTGGAGACTTGCTCTGCTTCCATTCCAAACACTGCCTCTTTCCCACCTGGCATGCTGGAGAGAAGTTTGACTGAATGGGAATTCTATCCAGCTTACTATTATCAG CTGGCTGCACACTACTTGAGAGAGAAGAGTTTTTTTCTCGAGCTTGCTTTATCTGCGCCGGAAACTTCTGCAGTTCCCACAGGGAAGGAAATTACAAGTGGTTCTGAATCTGTGATTCCATCTGTTTATGTGGGTCAATTTGCTCGTTTACTTGAACATGGGGATGCGCTTGAGATGCA TCTTGCTGATACAGAGTACGTCCTCTATGCCCTTGCAGAAGGAAAGAGATTTCAGGATTCCTATGAAATTATTGCTTTGTTCAAAAAGTCATCTGAATCATACAGTAGCTTGAAAGCTCAAAGAATGGCCTGCTGCTGCCGTAATCTGATGGCCATAGAATACTTTGCACTCAGTGACTTCAGTAACGCAAAACAGCTTTTTGATGGGGTCGCGAGTTACTACAGGCAAGAGGGTTGGGTGACGTTGCTCTGGGAGGCCCTGGGTTACATGAGAGAGTGCTCAAGGAGACTGAAATCAGTGAAAGATTTCATCGAGTACTCTTTTGAAATGGCTGCTCTGCCTGTGGCATCTGGCAATGAGACTCAATCTTCGGAGGGCAAAGGAAAATGTGGCCCCACATGTCCCGCTACTCTTGCACAGAGAGAAATGACACACAACGAAGTTATTGGGCTTG AAAGGAGCTCCTCTTCCATCAAGTCTCTTGAAGTAACCGTGGATCAACCCCTTCATCTCGAGATCGATCTTGTTAGCCCCCTTAGAGCTGTGCTTCTTGCTTCTGTTGCTTTTCACGACACAGTGGTTAAGCCTGGTTCATCTACCTTATTTACATTGTCACTTCTTTCACAATTCACTAGATTAATTCAGTCTTGTTTCACAACAATGCTCAAAAGCCACAGACAGGATTAACTTCTAGCGAACAGGTTTCGTACAGAGATTGCTCCAGCACTGGCTCTAATTACTAATAAGTGGCTACGGTTGACATATGACATCAAATCCG AACAAAGTGGAAAGCTGGAATGTGTTTCTGTGACAGCAAGGATGGGTCCCCACTTTAGTATCTGTTGTCGAGCAGAAAGTCCTGCCTCAATGGAAGATTTGCCTCTTTGGAAGTTTGAGGACCGTGTGGAGACCTTCCCTACAAAGGATCCCGCTCTTTCATTCTCAGGTCAGAAAGTTATCCAGGTCGAGGAACTGGACCCACAAGTTGATCTTCTCTTAGAAGCTACTGGCTCTGCGTTAGTGGGAGAGAGGTTCATGGTTCCTGTTACTGTGGTCTCTAAGGGTCACGCAGTACATTCTGCCGAATTGAAAATAAACCTAGTAGATGCAAGAGGGGGTGGTTTGGTTAGTCCAAGGGAAACCGAGCCATCTTCTATGGATAGTCACCATGTGCAACTTCTTAATGTTTGGGGaccaaatggagaagatgagacTCAAATGGGGCCAGACGAGATAAGGAATATTCAGCAATCTTTTGGGTTGCTTTCAGTTCCATTCCTGAGCATCGGAGAGTCCTGGTCGTGCAAATTAGAAATTAAATGGCACAAACCGAAACCTGTGATGCTGTATGTGTCCTTGGGATACTTGTCAAATGACAATGAAGCTTCTGCAAATAAGGTCAATATCCATAAAAGCCTGCAAATTGAAGGAAAAACTGCTTTTGCAATTGGTCACCAACTCATGCTTCCATTCCGTCGCGACCCATTATTGCTCACTAAGATAAAGGCAGCTCCTGGTCCAGATCAGTTGGCAACCTTagcttttaaagaaaaaaatatccttATTGTAAGTGCGAAGAACTGTGCCGAGATCCCTTTGCGATTGGTGTCCATTTCCATCGAAGCGGGCAAAGATGAGATTGATCAGTCATGCACAGTGCAACAGGGATGTGGGAGCAGCCCCAAGGACCTTCCTCTTCTCGTGCCAGGTGAAGAGTTCAAGCATGTCTTCTCTGTTATTCCGGAGGTGGACTCTCCAAAACTCTCATTGGGAGAAGTACGTCTTACATGGATGAGGGAATCCAACTTAGAAGAACAATCACCTGTTTCCAGCACAACAGGAGTAGAAGCGGGGGTTCTGACCAGACACAAGCTCCCTGATGTAAATGTGGAATTGGCACCATTAGTCGTTAGTTTGGAGTGTCCTCCTCATGGCATCCTTGGAGATCCCTTAACATGCTGTGTGAGAATACAGAATCAGACAAAGTTGCTACAAGAAATCAAGTACTCATTGGCAGATTCCCAAAGCTTTCTGTTATCTGGATCTCACAATGACACCATATTTATCCTGCCAAAATCTGAGCATATCCTAACTTACAGGCTTGTCCCTCTGTCCTCTGGCCCACAGCAGCTGCCAAGGGTTACTGTGACTTCTGTTAGGTATTCTGCTGCTCTTCATCCATCTGTTACTGCATCCACTGTCTTCATCTTCCCGTCTAAGCCTCATCCCAAAATGGATAGCGAGGCAACTAGAAAAACAGAGCTCATTGCCACATCGTAA